In the Salvia splendens isolate huo1 chromosome 16, SspV2, whole genome shotgun sequence genome, CATTTCGGGCTCGAGTTATTTTCTGTGCATCTATGGAGGTTCTTCAAGCATATCTGTTATGGCGACAATATGAATGTAAgttaattttactttttacaTTGGTGCAAATCTAAGTGATAAATTTCTAGTTCTTGTCATGCGAATGACATCTGTCATTGAACTATATACAATGCTCGGGTCTTGCTATgtagaaaattgaaatttattatCCTTTTGGCAGGTCACACAAATAATCAGTATAATACTTGTCTTTGGCAGCTGATTAAAAGTGGGAAGAGTAAAGAGGAAGCACAAGCCACATTGAGGGTAGACTTGAGATTGTTTGAATTTTGCTATTTTTCTATTTGtttgtattgtgtatttttctGTTGAAAATGGTACATTGAAGTAGAAAAGCGATTTCAGGGGTCTCTTAAACAAGACAAAAATGAATTGCTTTACCAGTGTTTTAACATCAACTACAAGAAAGATATTCCGGAGATGTTTCGCCAAGGTACATGCACTCTCAAGACAGAGGTAGTTGCTAATTCATTTTCTTATCTCCCCCTTCCTCATTTCCATAGATCTATGCTGAACTGAAGCTGCTATGATGCCTAATATTATGGCTCTGTGCTTGTTGATTTTCAAATGAGCAAGAATGGCTCGATTTTTGTGTTTAACTAGAAGATGCGTGATTAATACAACTTAGACTGGTTAACTTTCTCTTTGTTGTGACTAGGTTGAAGATATTGTGAAGTACAAAGATGATGGCTTCCCTGTCAAAAGAACTAGGAGGAAAGTCTTAAGAGTTCACTCAGAAAATATTGCATCAAAAAGATTCTGGAAGGAAAAATCGTGTCTCTCGAAAGAAGAGCTGGACCAATTTTGTGATAATTTGAACAAAACTAGACCTGAATATGTCAAATCTTTCCAATACGAGAGCAGATTGATGTTGTCCACCTGGATCGTTGTTCGCATTGATGGCTGTCATTTCCACAGGTAATGACTACTTACTTCAAGTGGAGCTCCAAATTGGGTCAGACAATAGCACTCAGTGGCTCTACTTTGTTGGGATTATTGTAGGTTTTCCGACATTCATGAATTTGAGAAGCCAAATGATGCACAAGCTCTCAATCTAATGAATGCATGTGCTGTTGCTGTACTGGAAGAGTTTAGGGATGTTGTTTTTGCTTACGGTGTTAGTGATGAGTACAGGTCATTCATCAGTTTCTCATCATTGTTTTTATcaatgtgtgtatgtgtttgaCAAGTTATTTGGAACTTTCTCAGCTTTGTTTTGAAGAAAGACTCCCAGTTATATCAAAGATGTGCCAGGTATCTCTTCTACTCCTATTACGATCTTGTTGCCTCTGTTCAGATTTATCCTCCCCGTAGTTTAAAATACCTTCACTTCTGGTGCAGTGAGATAGTTTCTTCTGTTGtatctttcttttcttcaacGTACACGATGAGATGGAATGAGTTTTTCCCGCAAAAAGAGATGAAACACCTACCATATTTTGATGGTCGTGCTGTTTGCTACCCATCCAGTGAGATCATTAAGGATTATCTTGCATGGAGACAAGTTGATTGTAAGCTTAGTTTATCAGTCCCTCAATCCTATTTCTGCTACGACTTctgtaattaaatggaagctcCATTACTAATATATGTATAAAGAATCATAATGCCGTCTATGTataccaaaaagaaaaaagatctACCGTATAATCATTACTCGTTATTTGCAGGTCACATCAACAATCATTACAATACTTGCTTCTGGTTGCTCGTGAAATCCGGAAAGAGCAAGAGCGATGCACAAAGTGATTTGAAGGTAGTCAGTCCTTCGGATTCTTTAATCACTATATAGTTTAAAACGACCTTGTGATTGATAATTGATGATGATCCCGTGGATTATTCAATGCTGTTTAGAGGTTTCGACCATGTCCATTCTATTCTTCTCTATGTTTGTTCACTGACAACTGAAGTTTCAAACCTTTTCTTAGTTTAGAGATTGGTTCATATCCTCTCATGTCTTATTTCTAATTTGCAGGGGACTCAAACTCCGGagaaaaatgaaattcttgatagACTCACTGGAATCCTCAACTATTACAGCACATTACCACCGATGTTCTGCCTGGGATCGTCTGTTTTCTGGGACAAAGTGAAGACTCTCTCTGCTTCAGAAAACTTCATTTGATCACTAATTATCTGTAGCATCAAGGCTAACTTGGAGCCTGTGTTTATGTAGGAGACGAAGATGGTGGACAACGAAGAAGGTGGTGCTACTGGCAAGTCGCGCAGGATACTTGTTGTAGGACATTGCAACATAATCGAGACAGGCTTCTGGGAAGCGCACCCTCAGATACTAGACGAGAAGGTGGATCGTTTTAAATCGGTTCAAATGGCCAACGGCAAGAATGATCTGCCATGAAACTTCCTCGGTggcaaattttgaaatttcacTGCTTAATATATGCATGATTAGAGTTGATTCATTTCTGCTTTCGGAAAAATCAGTTAGTATACATGTTTGTTTTTGGCACACTCATCATAATTTAATCTGTTACTAAACTTGATggaagtttatttttttttgcctCGTTATCAATGTTACTAGTGAGTAGATTAATTTTCTAGTTAACATACTTCATAATTTGTCTCTTGATTTGTCAAAATAAAAACTAGTACTAAATTTTAAAGACATAGGGAGGCCACAACTTCAATATGGACGACATGATAATTGATGGTCCACTTCATTTTACTTGTCATCGGAAAAAATAGATTGGACTATAATTGAAAATGTAAATTGTACACAAAGTtggtgtatttttttttatcacgtTCAAAATTTATGTAGTACGACTACTATTTTTTTACAATATCATAAGTCCGGTGGAACCGGGGTAAGATGACATAGACATCCCGAAAAATTTAATCATGCTAAAAATCTGAATTGACCAAAAGTAAGGGTATTTTATTGGCTATTTACCCAATTTGCAATTGCTGTTGTGTGAAGAGAATAGTAGTCTAAAGTACTCTAATTAGAATTAGGTTATGAAATTTCAAACTCAAGATATGAAGAAAACAATTCAACAATAATAATACATGAACTTTTGATTTATTACTATGATTTTATCACGATGTGGAGTGAGGTTTGCTTCGTTGATGCATCGACAAACTGTTAGTATACCTTGAATCTGTTCAGATTATGTTTCCTAATAAGGGTAGGATCTCATGTGTGACTATTTATATGTGAGTAGGACACACAATTCTGTGATCCGAGATCCGATCCGAAATCTGTAGTCATAATCTGAAAACACTCTGAATAAAATCTGATCTCCGTTTCTTGCACGTGGACGTAGCCAacaacgttggtgaaccacgtaaatccgtgtcttctttacgtttctgtttgtcttgattacacaattgctctattctgtcacaacacGAACAATATTAACATGTTCCAAGCTAAACAGTATTGTTTGCCAGACAATGATTCCATGTAGGCAAATCTCAGAATgagaattttattttcattttattcaccCTTAATGTAGTgtatatttattgaattttgaTATTCAGTTCTCTAAATGGATTAATACATTTTTGGATTATTATCAATGTCATCACCTAATGGTTTAGTGTTTAAGAAACATAGACGAGGTGAGTTGGATTGCCAAACTCTTAAATATGCTTCCTAGGTTTCCGGGTTAGATTCTAAAATTAATTCAATTCATAATAAAATCTTTACAAAAAGATAAATTTATATATGTCCTGTCTTATAGTTTTGTATAATGAACGAAATCAATGATCGAGATCTCAACAACGTTTTTTAATCTATTTAATTACTAGGGTTGCATTTCTATCAATATCATGTAATATGATGCGT is a window encoding:
- the LOC121770937 gene encoding tRNA(His) guanylyltransferase 2-like yields the protein MANSKYEYVKSFEVDDEIMLPNTIIVRVHARDFCRFSEVHEFEKPNDKKALELMNECANAVLEQFPDVIFSYGFSDEYSFIFKKETKFYQRRGSKILSLIVSFFSSTYVTKWRAIFPQKDLKCAPSFRARVIFCASMEVLQAYLLWRQYECHTNNQYNTCLWQLIKSGKSKEEAQATLRGSLKQDKNELLYQCFNINYKKDIPEMFRQGTCTLKTEVEDIVKYKDDGFPVKRTRRKVLRVHSENIASKRFWKEKSCLSKEELDQFCDNLNKTRPEYVKSFQYESRLMLSTWIVVRIDGCHFHRFSDIHEFEKPNDAQALNLMNACAVAVLEEFRDVVFAYGVSDEYSFVLKKDSQLYQRCASEIVSSVVSFFSSTYTMRWNEFFPQKEMKHLPYFDGRAVCYPSSEIIKDYLAWRQVDCHINNHYNTCFWLLVKSGKSKSDAQSDLKGTQTPEKNEILDRLTGILNYYSTLPPMFCLGSSVFWDKETKMVDNEEGGATGKSRRILVVGHCNIIETGFWEAHPQILDEKVDRFKSVQMANGKNDLP